AAATGAGTCCTTTGAAGACCCTTCAGGAGAAAttaattctccttccttcccatctccctCCCCCAGCCCGTCCCCAAAATGGTTTTCACCGGGGCCGACATTTTGCAGTtagattgttgttcagtcatttagtcctatctgactcttcatgaccccaaatggggttttcttggcaaagatactggagtggtttgccatttccttctccagctcattttacagatgagaaaactgaggcaaacaggttaagtgacttgcccagggtcacacagctagtaagcatttatggccaaatttgaactctggtctttctgaatccaggctGGGGGGCGagggggctctatccactgctctacctagctgccctgtcttATATTagcaaaactaaaattaaaatattgaaaaatcatCCACAGGTACCAACACCAACCAAAGCAGcctttatataaattaaaaaaagattcatatCAAAATCATAAGATACTGATCTATTACAccacatttgttttatttagggTGAACTTGGGAGACCTAACAGCCCACTTAACTCAAGAGTCTTATTTGCCAGAGATGAATTTGGGCAATTTCTGATCATAATGAAAGGTAGGGGCCGATCGCTAGTGGGCACAATAATTTAGTGTTTGCATATGGCAGGTCAAATGCATAAACAGTTGGCCCGAGCGATTCCCTTCTTCATACCCTGCACCATCTTTATCCATCCACGGACGAGGCTGACTTAAAGATGGATCTACGGCATTGAGAAACAAGACACAGAATGGCCTCTGGAAAAGAGCGCCATCTCTAAACCGAAGGGGTGAGCCTTGGGCAGCTACTCTGCCCCGCCAGCCGATTTACGCGACTAGCGTCCTTTCCGTCTGACCCTCCGACGTGCAATACAAAGCAAGGGAGAATTGGGCTCCACCATCCAATCAATACTTTGAAACAAATATGGTTTTCATTGATGCAAGTTTCACTCATGCATTAAGGCACCAGGATTATCTCCCCCCCCAAAATGTTAACAGCAACCTGGCATGGAAAAGAGCATTGCCCAAATGATAAGATTTCAATCCTTTAACCATCATGCACTAAAGATTAAAATAGCCTCtgtaaaagatatatttatatatataatatatatatgaaaactcTTATGTACAATTGTATCAAATACTTTGTCTTCCTTTGTACATAATAGTCTTTTGCATGTGTGTGCTTCAGATGCAAGTCCACCGTCCAACTCCTGATACTCCCCATGGAAGTTGTCGATTCTGTACACTTTCAGGGACGCTTGGACGCAAGCTTTTTCCACATCAGCTGTCTCAGACCTCTCCTTCCTGTGCAAGCCTGATGACGGTCCACGAGGTGAGGTAGCCCTGACCTAGATATTTGGTACAAAAAGTAATGGCACATTTCTCTGTACGTGGAAGCTTCCTCGTAGTGCTGTAGACTCGTGACCGGAGTCACAGGGCTTGGGCAAGTGTCCATTGGGAAGAGAAGGATCAGCCTGGGCCTCATTGAGTTCTGGGAAGCCAGAGGAGGGGGCAGAAGCTGCCGTGAGTGCCACCCCTCTCGTCCCCAAAGACAAAGGGTGCAAGACAACAGATTCTGACTCGGACGACTTTCCTAAATCGTTTAAAGAGCCTCCtatggaaagaaacaaaaaaaaagccatctaTAGTCAGACGTGTCCCCATCCTAGCCAAGAGCGCACCCCCAAATCCCTGGCACATGGAAGGGCATCTGTAGTCAGACATGTCCCCATCCTAGCCAAGAGCGCACCCCCAAATCCCTGGCACATGGAAGGGCATCTGTAGTCAGACGTGTCCCCATCCTAGCCAAGAGCGCACCCCCAAATCCCTGGCACATGGAAGGGCATCTGTAGTCAGACGTGTCCCCATCCTAGCCAAGAGCGCACCCCCAAATCCCTGGCACATGGAAGGGCATCTGTAGTCAGACGTGTCCCCATCCTAGCCAAGAGCGCACCCCCAAATCCCTGGCACATGGAAGGGCATCTGTAGTCAGACGTGTCCCCATCCTAGCCAAGAGCGCACCCCCAAATCCCTGGCACATGGAAGGGCATCTGTAGTCAGACGTGTCCCCATCCTAGCCAAGAGCGCACCCCCAAATCCCTGGCACATGGTCATAATTTCCAAAAATGGAAGACCATTCCATTCTTCAAGGAGATCAACGGATGTCTGAGAAAAGGCAAAATGCCTACCTTTGTGGTCCAGAGGCAATGGCTTTTGAAGAGCGGGTGCCAGCATTCTATCATGGTTACTGGGGTAGAGAGAGTTTCCATTCCCCTGTGGGTGTGGGCCAGCAAGAGATCCATCGCTCTGGAGCAAGGGGCATTCTTGCTCACTCTGACTGGGTTCTTGGCTACCCCGTGTACTTGGGTGGGTCTTATGCAAAGGATAGGAGTCCTTATCCTTGGAATAATGGGTGGCATTATCACTGAAATCACTGCCTGTTGCTGGCATGCCATAGTCtgtggagaaaagagaagaatgtcAAGATGCCACAGGGGAAAGAGTTATTTCTTTAATATCCTTGTTAAGAAACCATTTGGCACCATCTTGAAATTTATCCCATAAACACAGCCTAAAATGGTGGGGAACAAACTGTTAGAATCTACAGAGATACGGGAAAAAAggagttcttttttctttaaacctttaccttccatcgtAGTCAAGACTGATATATTGGTGCCAaggtggtaaaggctaagcaatgggggtcaactgacttACCCAAGACAAAAAAGTGCTTATTTCTAAGTCACAACAGCCAGCTCGTGCTTGGTAAGGACTCGGCGTGTACTAACTACAAACGGCTCATCCACAAAAAGGAAATTTGGGAACTCAAACCAACAAAAAGCTATCAGAACTCAGAGGCACAtctaaaaagtcctgaacttggACCCTGGTCCATCACCTAAGAGAAGACCCAGATAAAAGGACGAGATGGGAAGGTTTCATAAGTCACGGGAACTGTTGGATGAGGCAACTCCCTCTACTAAGTGCAACTGGAAATACTTGGTGATCCGAGGCACCAAGAGGCCGCTCTGCCCTGGGTCACAGCTACTCTGTGGGACGGAGGCCTTGAAGTCAGTTTTTCCTGGCTCTAGGGCTAGCCagctacccactgtgctaccctGCCTCTTAGAAACTATTCCAGTCAGGCAAGTACATTGTTAAAGAATCAGATGGCTACAAAAGCAGAATGCACCTTGGCCATTAGCATAAGGCACTTGCCTCCACCAATGCTGATCACGATCACAACCATCTATCTACGTacgtatctgtctgtctctccacacatctatctacccatcccatccatccacccatcgcTAGAAAGATAGATGCGTATGTAAGCACTAAGGAGCTAAAGGGAGCACAGCAAACGTGTCTGACACCTATTAAGCaccttactctgtgccaggcctTGTGGCCAAGAGCTAGTTACCAAAAGGGGCTCTTAGTCTGATGGGGAAGACCTTCCAGGCCAACACTATCCCACTGGAAGGTCCCTGCACTTTTCAGGGGAAAGGAAGCCACTGTGGAGTTTCATCTATtcggtctttttttttttaaccccttccgtctgaaggttccaaggcagaagagcagtaagcactaggcaatgggggtgaaggagacttgcccagggtgacacagctagcaagtggctgaggccagatttaaacccaggacctcccgtctctaagcctggctctccatccactgagtctccCCATCTATTCAGTCTCAAAACGTTTCCTTGGAAAAGTTTCCCGTTACCTGTTTTATCCAGACTGAATGCTCCATCAGCCACTTTCCAGACTTCCTTATTATGTCCGATACAGAGTTTGGGCTGCCTGTAAGCCGGCCCGTGGATGTCCACGTCTGGATTCAGTCCTGGATCTCTCTGACAGACCCCTGCAACACAAGAACCAAAGACAGACGAGATCTACATCACGATCCTGTGTTTCATCCAAATGGTGTGATGACTGCAAATGGAAGGCAATACCGAAGAGAACAAAAATGGGAATACGGAAGGCATCGGTGCGGGCAGCCTGGGGGCAAAGAGAAGTAAACAGAACCTGCAAAGTAAGAAAACCACTTGTTCCTGTTTTTACTTCTAAGCTGGGAAAGGCGTGGAAAACAAGTATTTACTTCAGTCCCAGTGGCTTCTGAAAAGGAAGggaagcacagtggagagagtgccaggcctggagttgggaggtcctgggttcaaatctggcctcagacacttccctgctctgtgatcctgggcaagtcagagagccccatcgcctagcccttagtgctcttctgccttaggattgacagtaagacagaagatcagaatgtaaaaaaaaggaaatgaacggAAGAAAACAGAATGGCAAAGTGTGgttctcttttttaatctttgtttacATCTCTACTAAGGACACTGATGTCAGCAATCAGAATTGTGGGGAAAAGGGACAGTCAAGAGATTTCGGTTCTGCGTGTAAGTGCCTGACTTGGGACAAGCCACTTTATTCCGGATCTCTTTCTTAACAGCTTTGCCCGACTCCCAGTTTTATGCTTAGAGAAGTCTTATTTTCAGACGCCACCATGCCAGTAGAGCGAATGTCCTCCTAAAAACCACTCACCGGGGCCCCCTTCATAGAAAGGTTCTAGCTGCTCTTCCACCCTTGTACCTCTGCAGACACTAACCCCAATGCCCAAGCCCCTAGATACAGTCACGCCTCGGGTCaactctctccttccattcctggcTCCTCCAGCTGCTAGGAGCCCCCACTCCCAAATTCTTCCACGTCCTCGGAGGACGGACGCAGAAGCAGCATTTGTCTCCCGGTGCCCGTGGCCCTCGCCCACCACAGCCACGTTACGTTTGTCAGTCAGTCTAGAGAGTGCCTGGCCCAGCGGGACTCCGGTGCGAAGATAAGGTGCTGCCCGAACCACAGGTTTAGCTCCCCCAAGGCCAAGTTCTAGGACAGAAGTGATGTCTAATGCGGTTTGGAAAGAGCTGCTGCTGCTGTCCATCCGCTCTCCCCCGCGGAGAACTCTGACAGCCACGGCAGTGGGGTCACAGCACCCCTAGAGAGCACACGGGTCCCCAACCGAAGTCCATACCGTTACTTTCTAGGTGTCCATTGGCCTGATGGCCGCCCTCGGTCCTGACCACCCCTTCTTGTCTGTCCGAGAGCGTTCCCTGAGAAGACAGGTAGCTGGGGACGTCGGGTGGCACGATGGTTTCATCTGCAAGAAGAGTCGATGATTACAAACTAGAACCCTACCATGAACCCAGGCTTTGCTTTCTGAAAAGGTGCTGGCGGCCACCCAACACAAAGACCCGGACTTCAGAAATAAACCCTTTCGTTCCGAGAGCCCACTTTTCCCTATTTAGTCTTCTTTCAAACAATTTTAACAAGCTTGAGCTATCGCATTTCCCAACCCCTGCGAGCAGAGGCTGTAAGACCGTCGTGGCGGGGCAGGGTGGGCTTAAGGCAGCTCCTTGGTTGAAAAGGGACTCTGAAAATGCAAACTCACAAAAGGAAGGAATAGCCAGAAGAACAATTTTTTAAGAAACACAATCTCTTGAAAGGGCAGAAGACTCCTCTCGGGAGTCCAAAGACTTGAGTCTGACCGTAAGCTTTGCCACCTGCTATCCCAGCAcctagcacggtgcctggcacatcaaGCAGGTGCCCAGTCAATACATGTTGACGTCTGGGATTTGAGCACAAGTCAGAGCACAAGTTGTACATCCGCAAAATGGGGACCCAACCTTCATCCTTTCTAAACTTAAGGCTAGCCTCAGTGCGCGAGGGCTCCGCTGCAAATCAGACGTACGAGGTTTGGGTCAGTCTGGAGCTCAGCCCCAGGAACGCCTCCCCCACACCAATACGTCCTTAGCCGCCAAAGGGACTGACCTGTGTTGGTCACACTGTACTCCTCGCTCTTCTTCCTGGTCTGGTAGATGATGCACACCCAGACCAGGGAAGTCAACACGATGCTGCAGACCACTGCAATGGTGAAGATGCCCACCGTGGTGCCATCTTTCCTGCAGCCGGGCGTGGGTAAGACGCTCAACTGGCTGTGGGCTCGCTCCGTCCCCAAGGCATTGGACATCTCACAGGTGTACCTGTCGGCGTCCTCGGGCACCACACTCTGGATAATGAGCAGCTGGTTCCCAGGAGTGAAGTGGTGGCGGTCGCTGACGCTCACGGGATGATCCCCCTTCAGCCAAGTGATACGGGGTTGGGGGCTGCCACTCGCTTTGCACTGAAGAGCCACAGTTTCCCCGACAGCTGCCACACGGTCTTCTAAGGGCGTCACCAAGGATGGAGTTTCTGAAACGAAGATTTTACGAATTAGCTGGACCCTGGCCGGCTAAGCCGCTTCAACGTTCCAGCTCATTTATTTACCCTAATCTGTGACTTGTAGGACCAGATCGGCAAGACATCCCAGAGCCCCGTCAATACAGCCCCTGCCCCACggacagaaaagggaagggagcagTGCCCTTCCCACAGCCATCCCTCTTCCGTCCCCACACGCAAATGCGGAGCCTTGCCTAATACTGTGAGGGTGGCATTGGCTGACACGGAGCCGGCTGAATTCTGGGCCGTGCAGCTATAAACTCCCATGTCATCGATCTTGACATCAGTGATGAAAAAGACAACATCGTCTGGCATGACAAGCATGCGGCGCTCCCGGGCAGCTGGGAAGTCGGTGCCGCCGTCTTTCTGCCAGGCGATCTGGGGGTTGGGGTGCCCGCTGGCAGCACATTCCAAGCGTGCCGTGGTGCCCGTCCGGATGGCGATGTCATGAGGAATCTTCGTGAAGGAGGGCAATACTGCAAAGCACATGGACACGTCTTCAGTCAGGCCAGAGACACTGGCAAAGTTCCAGAAAAATCCTTCTTGAATAAACACCATTTACATGACACCACTggggaagggatgggaagggaCCCTCCAAAAAAGCCTTTGCCCCCCTAATCTCCAGAATCCTCCACCATTGTGACCCCTACGCACACCCTGAGCCTCACTGCTCTGGACCACGATGACTCCAGCAGGCTGAGATGCCGCCTGTGCCAGGGCTGTAAAACCAAATCCCCACCTTTGGGCAGATGCCTCCGAATAGGTCCCCAGTCTGTCCTAAGGTCTCGAGTGATGGGTAACTCACTACCACGCTCCTGAGGTCATCTACAACATTCCAGAACATCTCAGGGAGTTTTTCCTTCCATCACACCTCTGCAGCTTCCCTTCACTGTTCCTGGCTGTCCTGTGGGGCCTCTTTCCACAGGGTGACCCTTCAGACTTGATGGTTATCATTTTCTCCCCAAGATTTCTGTTCCCCAGGCTAGCTCCTAGAAAGGGTTTTATAATCCTGGTAGGTAATTCCCTTCCCCTAAATAAGGAACCTAACAAGCTCTGTCTCGCCTCCTgtctccttttatcattttaaaattatttttaaattcttccaaGCGGCATATAGCTGTGCCTCCCATGAACTTGCGAAAGATGTTTTGTCTGCCAATACAAAACGGTCTTTACCACTAATTAAATTCATCTCCTATTCATGCTTATGGCATGGCCTGTCCAGATCTCGCTGAATCCCTTCATAAGTTAACCTACATTCCAGCACTGTCATCTTAAGGTTTACCCACATCATTGATAAAAGAATACTCCAATGGGGggcaaataggtggctcagtagattgagagtcaagcctgggGTCTggaggattcaaatctgactccagacacttctcacctgtgtgaccctgggcaagtcacttaacccctgccgCCTAGCCTTTatttaccacttctgccttggaaccaattcacagtattgactaagatggaagggaagggtttttttaaatgctcCAAGCACTGATCCCTGGTTCCTTCTCATAAGCCATCAGGGACTAACTCCTCATCAGGTCTGTCTCTTCGATTTTAATTCAGAAAGCATTGAAGAAGCACCTGCTTTGTGCCAGGTCCTAAACCCAACCAACTCATGTTTTTGGCCTTTCTCCGCAAGAATATCAGGAGAGGCTTAATCAAATGCCAGTGTGGCAGAGTTGGGTTCATGCTGCAGTCCAGGGTTTCAAAGATAAGGGAAGGCATTATGCCCACCGCAGAGAACCAAGCCCGCCTGTTCTACATGCATCTGCTTAGCATCTCTCTCAAggatgagagagaagggagaggaaggtaCGTAAGGAGAAGGTAGTCTCCACAAGGGATATCCTAAAGATTCACTCACAGAGCTGATCTGTGATACCTGGATtggccatttttatttttcattcacacTAGATGGAATGTCTTCCCTAGtgcagaggggagggagagagagatacttAGGAACTTTAttgtcacacacacactcacactcacacacacacacacacacacacacacacacacaatcaggTGGGCACAGTGGCAGCATAAAGTACTTTCTGCAAAGGAATTCTTCTTCCATGCtcaacaattaataattttaaaaagccaagGAAGGTCACAGGATAATAGATttggacctggaagggacctccaaGGGCCATTTTGTTTCACTTTACGGATGAAGCCAAGGAGAGGcagagaagttatgtgacttgtctggGCACACACAGGAAGTTGAGGCAGGGCCCAGATTTCAACTCTGTCCCCAAATCCAACCCTCTTCCTAGCTTGCCATGTGCCTAAGCACCCTCTCGTTGCGCTAAGGCCCCAAAAGGCCAAAGGAGTTTGAGGACAGAAATCAGAAGCCCCTTCTCACCATTCACTGTGAGCCGGGCTTTGTGGGAATAGGTAGAGCCAAAGTGGTTGGTGATCACACACTGGTACCGTCCCTCGTGGTGGAAGGTGACCTGGCGGAGATGCAGGATGGTGGTGTACTCCATGAGCTCCCCTGCCTGCGCCCGGACGTGGGCAAAGTTCTCGATGTCGGCATTGGGGAGGACCTCGTTGTCCTTCTTCCAGGCAAAAGTCATCGGGGAGCTGCTGCTGCTGGCGGCCGAGCATGTGAAGCGGATGTCCTTGCCAGCCACCGCCATGGTCGTCTCCGGCTGCGTGATGATCTGGGGCTTTGGAAAATCATCTGCGGACAGACAGCATGGTCTACAGTCACTCAGGGTCACCGATGATCACACACAGAAGTGAACAAGGATAATAAGAAAGCAGAGCCAGGGAGGGGACGAGGAATCCAGAGATTCCCCAAACCACCAAGTCCAGGTTGGCCACCAGCCCCTCCCTGGCCATCCATAACTTTGGCTCAAGGAGAAAATGTGCCCCATCCAAAAACAAAGACTTCTAGCCTCAAAATACAATCTGTTccagtttaaaattttaaagatatgattaaaaagattattaaaagtCTAGTTATTAGCAAGTTTTCCTTCTATCCGTTTTCTCCTGGTAACTTCCTCTCATTCGAGGAGGTAAAACAAGAGTTCAGGATTGAAGCCCCTTTGCCACTAGTGATCCTTAGAACCTTGGGCAGATCACCTCTCCTCAATAAAACTCAGTATCCTCATTCATCAAGTGGAGGAGAATGGCCCATAATGCCCTTTTCTGGAAATAAATTCAGCATTCTGTGGTGCCACATCTAGCTTCGCCCATTCTTGAAGTCTTGGCTCCCTCCTGATAATCAAAGGTCACAGACTCGAGGTCTTCACCATGCCCACAGCCCTCTCTCCAGCGTATCGTCCCCTTCCTAAAAATGTGGTGCCCAGAGCAAAACAAGATGGCCCTGTTGGAATCTGACACAACAGGACGGCACTGACAGGACTCTGGAGGCCTCGCCTCTTCCTAGTCTATTTGCGTGATTTGCCCTTTCTCGCTGTAGACTCACAGTgtgacagtccctgcccttgaggatcCCACATTCTCCCAAGGGCATATAACATGTACAGAACTGGGCAAATATAACATAACTGGACCAAGGAGAAGGCCACGATGGAAGGctcagcaagtgtctgagacctgaaGCCTCAGGAGAAGATAAGGTAGATGGAAAGCAGAGCTGAGAGTATAACCCAACACTCTTGGATTCCCATCCAGAGAAGTGCCTGATTTCAAACTAAAGTTCTAGGAGTGAATTCTGTTGACAAAGAAATAACTGGCATCCCCCAGTGGTTCTCGTTTGCTTTATACAGAGACGGGTCTCTATAGCAAAGGGAGGCAGCACACCCCAAGAGACCACAGAGATCTCACTGACGAACAGGAGtgagggtgggagggaaagacagaagggagggatggagggagagggagagagaaagaggtgaaGGGGGTAAAAAGGGAGAGACaggtgggagagagaagaaggaagagagacaaagagaagggagaaagggagagagagagacaggagtggggagagggaagaagggagagagaaagggagagagagacaggagtggggaaagggaagaagggagagacaggtgggagagaaggaagagagacaaagggaagggagaaagggagagagaggcaggagtggggaaagggaagaagggagagacgggtgggagagaaggaagagagacaaagggaagggagaaagggagacagacaggagtggggaaagggaagaagggagagacaggtgggagagaaggaagagagacaaagggaagggagaaagggagacagagacaggagtggggaaaggtaagaagggagagacagatgggagagaagaaggaagagacaaagggaagggagggagagagacaggagtggggagagggaagaagggagagagaaacagacagggagagaaggatgAGACAGACagatgagggagggaaggagaaagagtttGAGGGAGAGTGTGTGTGTTCAGCTGTTGAGAATTCTCTACGCTCATCTGCAACCATACTTGGCTACAGCCACCCCGGGAAGAAAGGAGAGCAAAAGCTAAATTCCAAAAACCAGAACAAaccaggaggggaaaaaaaatttaaagctacAAATGCAAATTTCAGTCAACCAAAGCTCAGTGTTTAAGACCATTCTGGGCAATACTGAGGGCTTGGGAAATACAGAAATATgatgtttatatatttctatgtatttagACACATTCTCCTGAGACTTCATCTTCCTGTATTTAACCTCTGGTCCCGGGTTTCGAGAGGCGTCCCCCGAAGACCCTTGGACCGTATGATGCAGATTCCACCAAGGCCAAGTCCTCCTACCCCAGCCCACTAGCAAGTTCCTAAGTGCCTTCCTCTAACCGACTTGGTCCAAGGTCTCCTTCCTGCTGGTAAAGCACCCCCCTTGCAGACCTCCTCCCGAGGACGCTGTGTACAGCAAATACGGCGTGTGGTTTCAGTGGGAAATAGATCACATCCAGGAACAAATTTCTAACCATGGCCAGAGGTGGCTGTAATCCCACGAACCACTCCAGGAATGAATGACAAGTTCTCACAGGCATCTTAGACCTTCAGCCTGACCTCGAAATCAAACAACAAGTCACCAAGATGGCCTTACCACACACAAAACTCTCCGGTGGCACCGAGAAAATGCTCTGGCCCTTCAGGGACTCTGGGTGGGCACAGGTGGCCACAACCGTGGTCTGGAGGCCTCTCCCCATTAACCACTGGGGTACCCACTTTAGCTGGCAGTCACATAGGAAACTGTCGCTGCTGATGTgcctgaaagaaaaataaaatcatcaggGATGGGTGGCAGCCTGAAGGAAGGTGCAACCACCTCTAGCTCATCCATCAATCTCCTTGTCCTTCCTAAAGCCCAAAGGATCCATAGCAGCCCCCCACATAGCAAGTGGGGGATTTGAGAACAACCTGAATTCTAACCTCAAGATAGCCCACCCTGTGCACCCTTTCAAGGGCTCTGCATGGAATCCCtgcttggccatttatcaattgtatgACTTTGGatgctttgtgcctcagtttcctcaaatgtaaaataacagAAGAAGTGATCTCTGGGGTGCCCTTCCAGACCTATATCAATAATCCTTGTGTGGCAACCACAGAATGAATAAGACATACGTGTCTGCTTCCTAGGTTTTCAAAGGACATTTGGGACGTTTAATCTACAGGCACTCTAA
The window above is part of the Monodelphis domestica isolate mMonDom1 chromosome 7, mMonDom1.pri, whole genome shotgun sequence genome. Proteins encoded here:
- the LRIG1 gene encoding leucine-rich repeats and immunoglobulin-like domains protein 1, translated to MAGRSWGGPGAPRWPLPRLLLALGLRLLLLAAAPGPGAPCASNCTCTGALLDCSGLGLAALPRDIPSWTVTLNLSNNKLTEIDPAAFEDLVNLQEVHLNNNELTIIPALGAASSRILSLYLQHNRIRNVEGSQLKPYVSLQMLDLSSNNITEVRSSCFPRGLHIKELYLGSNRISTLEPGAFDSLSRSLLTLRLSKNRITQLPVKAFKLPRLTQLELNRNRIRLIEGLTFQGLDSLDVLKLQRNNISKLTDGAFWGLSKMEVLHLEYNSLTEVNSGSLYGLTALHQLYLSNNSISRINRDGWSFCQKLQELILSFNNLTRLDEESLADLSSLQILRLSHNSINHIAEGAFKGLKNLRVLDLNHNEISGTIEDTNGAFTGLDSLNKLTLFGNKIKSVAKRAFSGLEGLEHLNLGENAIRSIQFDAFAKMKNLQELHISSDSFLCDCQLKWVPQWLMGRGLQTTVVATCAHPESLKGQSIFSVPPESFVCDDFPKPQIITQPETTMAVAGKDIRFTCSAASSSSSPMTFAWKKDNEVLPNADIENFAHVRAQAGELMEYTTILHLRQVTFHHEGRYQCVITNHFGSTYSHKARLTVNVLPSFTKIPHDIAIRTGTTARLECAASGHPNPQIAWQKDGGTDFPAARERRMLVMPDDVVFFITDVKIDDMGVYSCTAQNSAGSVSANATLTVLETPSLVTPLEDRVAAVGETVALQCKASGSPQPRITWLKGDHPVSVSDRHHFTPGNQLLIIQSVVPEDADRYTCEMSNALGTERAHSQLSVLPTPGCRKDGTTVGIFTIAVVCSIVLTSLVWVCIIYQTRKKSEEYSVTNTDETIVPPDVPSYLSSQGTLSDRQEGVVRTEGGHQANGHLESNGVCQRDPGLNPDVDIHGPAYRQPKLCIGHNKEVWKVADGAFSLDKTDYGMPATGSDFSDNATHYSKDKDSYPLHKTHPSTRGSQEPSQSEQECPLLQSDGSLAGPHPQGNGNSLYPSNHDRMLAPALQKPLPLDHKGGSLNDLGKSSESESVVLHPLSLGTRGVALTAASAPSSGFPELNEAQADPSLPNGHLPKPCDSGHESTALRGSFHVQRNVPLLFVPNI